The Ferrimicrobium sp. DNA segment CAGCCGCCCGACGGTGGTGATATCGGCCTCCCATAACCCTTACTTCGATAATGGAATCAAGGTCTTCAACGAACAGGGGGCTAAGGTCTCAGCCGAGGTCGAACGGACGATTGAAGGTCATCTCGCGCGGTTCTTGGGGGGGCAACGGCCTGCATTCGGTGAACTCGGTCGTGTTGAGCATCGCTCCTTCGATGAGGCGTATGTCGATTGGGTCCTCGATCGTCTCGGTCCAGTCACACATCCGTTGCGCGTGGTCATCGATGGTGCCAATGGAGCAGCCTGGCGATTGGGACCGCTGTTGATGTCCCGCCTCGGTGCAGAGGTCGTTACCACCATTGGCGACCGTCCGAATGGGCGTAACATCAACGATGGAGTTGGTGCCTTGCACCCTGAAGTCTTGGCCCGGCTTGTGGTCGACAATGAGGCCGACCTTGGTCTCTGCTTCGATGGCGACGCTGATCGTCTGATTGCGGTCAGCGAGTCAGGGACGGTCGTCGATGGCGATGAACTGCTGATGCTCTTCGCGCTCTATTTGCAGCAACGCCATGCGCTTGCACACAGCGCTTTGGCGGTCACCGTCATGAGCAACCTTGGCCTTGAGCGAACCTTGGCCAGACATGCCATCTCTGTTGTCAGGACTGACGTCGGTGATCGACAGATCGCCACGGCAATGGTGCAGGGGGAGCTCTCTCTGGGTGGTGAGCAGAGTGGGCATATTATCGTACACGACCTTGGTCCTACCGGTGATGGGCTGATCTCCGGAGCGCTATTGTTGCACGCGCTCGCAGACTGGGACGGATCGTTGGATCGTTTCCGTGCCCAAGAGGTGGTACGGTTTCCGCAGATACACCGTCAAGTCAAGACCGAGGTGCGCGACCGCATCCTCTCGGAGGCTGATTTCTTGGAGTTGGTTGCCGAGGTCGAGGCTGAGTTGGGATCTGATGGAAGAGTGGTCTTGCGCCCAAGCGGTACTGAGCCCGTGTTCAGGATTCTTGTCGAAGCAGCGGATGTCGGGGTCGCCCAACGCTTGGCCGATCAGCTCGTTGCAAAGGTGGAGGTCGTCACCGGACGGCTCATGTCGATCTAAAGGAGGTCTTGTCATGTGTGGGATCGTTGGAGCGGTGGGGGCCGAGCTGGATCTTGTCTCGATTTTTGAGGGGCTCCGTCGGCTTGAGTACCGGGGCTACGATTCGGCTGGAGTGGCGATCATCCATCACGGTGAGCTTGAGGTGGCGAAGGCATCGGTAGCCCGTGAGTCAATGGGCGTCCTAGCGGATTGGTTGACAGCTCAGCCTTTCACTACGGGTCAGGTGATGGTGGGGCATACTCGTTGGCCGACGCATGGAGCACCGACCCTAGCGAATACGCATCCTCACCTGGACTGCACAGGGGATATCGCTGTTGTGCACAATGGCATCATCGAGAATTTTCGCGAACTGCGTCAAGCCCTGCTTGAACGGGGACACGTGTTCCGCTCTGAGACCGATTCTGAGGTGATCGCGCACCTTTTGGAGGAGGCTTTGCGCGATGGCGGGCGTCCCGCTGATGCCCTTGGCGCGGTTTTTTCGCAGCTCATTGGGCATATGTCGATCGTCGTTGCGTTGCGTTCGTATCCGGGACTCCTTCTTGGTGTGCGTCGAACGTCTCCGTTGCTCGCTGCGAGCAATGCACAGCAATCCTTTTTCGCCTCGGATGCGCCTGCCTTTCTTTCCCTTGCGGATCAGTTCTATGAAGTGCCCGAGGAGGTGGTGGTGGTCCTGGGCGAGGGAGTCGAGGGTGACGGGGGAGTGGCACTGGCGACGTTAGAGCCACTCGCGATCGAGTGGAGTTCACAGGATGCTGTGCTCGATGGCTTTGCGAGCTACTACGAGATGGAGTTGCATCAGTCGCCCGAGGCCTTCTACGATACGGTCTCAGCGTTGATGACACTTGACCATGAGGCGGTGGTCGATCAACTCTTGATCGACTCCTATGAACTTCGGCGAGTCCGCAAGGTGGTCATCATCGGATGCGGTACGAGCTATCATGCTGGACTGGTAGGCCGTTACTTGGTCGAGCATCTTGCGCGGATCCCTGTCGAGGTCGATGTCGCCTCCGAGTACCGCTACCGTGATCCAATCCTTGATGCGGATACCCTGGTGGTCGGCATCAGTCAGTCAGGAGAGTCGCTCGAGACGATCACCGCTCTGCGCGAATGTATGGCCAGTGGTGCGCGCACCATCGCTATCACCAACGTGATCGGTAGCCAGTTGAGTCGAGTCGCTGACGCCGTGCTCTACACACGGGCAGGTCCCGAGATCTCTGTTGCGTCGACGAAGACCCACCTCGCCCAGATCGGAGCGCTCGGGATGTTGGCCATCTATCTCGGCGAGTTAAAAGGTGTCCTCTACCCGGAGGAGTCCAAGCGACGCCGGCAAGAGCTCCTAGCGATGACCGAGCTCCTGCGCATGACGGTACAACGGCAAGAGAGCTGGCGTGCCGGCATGGCTGAGTATCTTCATCGGGAACGGTTCTTCTTCATCGGGCGTAACCTTCTCTATCCGGTGGCCATGGAGGGGGCATTGAAGATGAAGGAGTTGAGCTATATCGCGGCTGAGGCGTACCCTGCGGGCGAGCTCAAGCACGGCCCGATTGCGATGCTCGACGAGCAGGCAGTGGTCGTGGCGCTTCTTGGCAAGGATCGTCTTCACGAGAAGATGCTCTCCAATCTTGAGGAGGTTCGAGCGCGAGGTGCCAAGCTCGTCGTCGTGGCCGTCGATGGCGACACGAGTCCGACCGATCTCGCTGACACCATCCTCCGGGTGCCCCAATCCGATGCGCTCTGGTCACCGCTATTGATGGTCCTACCCTTGCAGGTGCTAGCTGGTTGGATGGCACAGATACGCGGATACGATCTCGATAAGCCCCGCAACCTCGCCAAGACCGTCACCGTTGAATGACGTCGTCGATCAACTCGGCGAGGATCGCGAGCGAGTGGGCAACGCTAAAGTCACGACGGATGCCTTGATGATCGATGGCCGGCGGTGCACTAAGGACTGTTTCAACGGCGGCGGCAAAGGAGTTGGCGTCGGTGGGTTCGGTGATCGTCGCACCGTAGGGGGCGAGTTCACGTAGCCCGCCGAGGCCACTAATGATCGTGGGAACGCCAAGTGCGAGTGATTCCAGGGGAACGAGACCCAAACCCTCAGGTCGCGTGGAGGGTGCAAGGATGGCCGACGCGGCGGCCATGCGTGTGGCGAGCTTTGTGCTGGAGTCGATTCGGGGTGCCAGCGTGCATCGGCTCGAGGCCTCGATACGTGCCACGAGGGCACGGTGTTCGGGGGTGGGTTCGGTCCAGGGGGAAAAGTTCGCCAGGAAGACCGTCATTGACCTTGGGTGAGCAAGCCGTTCAACGGCGGCAATGGTCTCTTCGACCCCCTTCTTGACCAGCAGCCGATTGGGAAACAATAACCGCTGATCTGATCCATTCCACGGTGGACCGCAGAGAAAGGCTGGATCCACAAAGGGTGGCAAAACCCGGGGAAGCGAGGTGAGTCCGAGATGCTGCTTTGCGTGATGGGCCAAGAAGAGCGATACCGTCGCGACGGTGACCTGGCCAGGAATTGAGGCTGACCCCAATGCGAGTGGTCGTGGTTCCCCGGTAGTCGGGGTCCATGCTTCAACGGTGTTATGGAGGATGAGCACCGTCGGCTTGTCGATCTGGTGGGTCCATTCGGGTCGGTTGTTGATCACTACCACATCGCAGGACTCTACGACTTGAGCGAGGGGCAGACGGCTGTGGTAGG contains these protein-coding regions:
- the glmS gene encoding glutamine--fructose-6-phosphate transaminase (isomerizing), which gives rise to MCGIVGAVGAELDLVSIFEGLRRLEYRGYDSAGVAIIHHGELEVAKASVARESMGVLADWLTAQPFTTGQVMVGHTRWPTHGAPTLANTHPHLDCTGDIAVVHNGIIENFRELRQALLERGHVFRSETDSEVIAHLLEEALRDGGRPADALGAVFSQLIGHMSIVVALRSYPGLLLGVRRTSPLLAASNAQQSFFASDAPAFLSLADQFYEVPEEVVVVLGEGVEGDGGVALATLEPLAIEWSSQDAVLDGFASYYEMELHQSPEAFYDTVSALMTLDHEAVVDQLLIDSYELRRVRKVVIIGCGTSYHAGLVGRYLVEHLARIPVEVDVASEYRYRDPILDADTLVVGISQSGESLETITALRECMASGARTIAITNVIGSQLSRVADAVLYTRAGPEISVASTKTHLAQIGALGMLAIYLGELKGVLYPEESKRRRQELLAMTELLRMTVQRQESWRAGMAEYLHRERFFFIGRNLLYPVAMEGALKMKELSYIAAEAYPAGELKHGPIAMLDEQAVVVALLGKDRLHEKMLSNLEEVRARGAKLVVVAVDGDTSPTDLADTILRVPQSDALWSPLLMVLPLQVLAGWMAQIRGYDLDKPRNLAKTVTVE
- a CDS encoding glycosyltransferase family 4 protein produces the protein MASPRRIGFVGTELAPLTPSAGGLERLVTGWAAGLDGYDSVLVSRFDDGSQATYHSRLPLAQVVESCDVVVINNRPEWTHQIDKPTVLILHNTVEAWTPTTGEPRPLALGSASIPGQVTVATVSLFLAHHAKQHLGLTSLPRVLPPFVDPAFLCGPPWNGSDQRLLFPNRLLVKKGVEETIAAVERLAHPRSMTVFLANFSPWTEPTPEHRALVARIEASSRCTLAPRIDSSTKLATRMAAASAILAPSTRPEGLGLVPLESLALGVPTIISGLGGLRELAPYGATITEPTDANSFAAAVETVLSAPPAIDHQGIRRDFSVAHSLAILAELIDDVIQR